A genomic window from Nosocomiicoccus massiliensis includes:
- a CDS encoding NUDIX domain-containing protein: MVNYNCACLVNIEEKSIFLVRSYDNNKYYLPGGKIEDNESFDDTLLRELKEELSLNIKKNEITFWKSIEGPAYPNTKETVLLNCFLYSGENFDYKINNEITDAKFFSINNTDIMAPAVLKVISALEQDGYV; the protein is encoded by the coding sequence TTGGTTAATTATAATTGTGCATGTTTAGTAAATATCGAAGAAAAAAGCATATTTTTAGTGAGATCTTATGATAATAATAAATACTATCTACCTGGCGGAAAAATTGAGGATAATGAAAGTTTTGACGACACACTTCTAAGAGAATTAAAAGAAGAACTTTCTTTAAACATTAAGAAAAATGAAATAACATTTTGGAAGTCAATAGAAGGACCTGCATATCCTAATACTAAAGAAACTGTATTATTAAATTGTTTTCTCTACTCTGGTGAAAATTTTGATTATAAAATTAACAATGAAATAACCGATGCTAAATTTTTCTCAATCAATAACACAGACATAATGGCTCCGGCAGTTTTAAAAGTAATAAGTGCCTTAGAGCAAGATGGATATGTGTAA